A stretch of Leucobacter aridicollis DNA encodes these proteins:
- the pseB gene encoding UDP-N-acetylglucosamine 4,6-dehydratase (inverting): protein MSILEGSTILITGGTGSFGKAFIRYALDNLNPRRLIVFSRDELKQYEVRQQFNDDPRLRWFLGDIRDERRLARALHKVDYVVHAAALKQVDTAEYNPFEFVKTNIIGSQNVIEASIDAGVKKVVALSTDKASSPINLYGATKLTADKLFITGNHYAAAYDTRFAVVRYGNVMGSRGSVIPFFAKLGAAGQPLPITDLRCSRFFITLPDAVQMVVDAFELMQGGELLVPRIPSMRVVDLAHAVVPGAELVDVGLRPGEKLHEEMISPEEGRRAVTIQGGKYFVIQPDLATWGYEPPADAIPVAEGFAYRSDLNDQWFTQQEIADIIQAGI, encoded by the coding sequence GTGTCGATACTTGAGGGGTCCACGATCCTCATTACCGGAGGTACTGGTTCTTTCGGCAAGGCCTTCATCCGATACGCTCTCGACAACTTGAATCCGCGCAGACTCATTGTGTTCTCACGGGATGAGCTCAAGCAGTATGAGGTGCGACAGCAGTTCAACGATGATCCGCGACTGCGGTGGTTCCTGGGCGATATCAGGGATGAGCGCCGGCTGGCGAGAGCTCTGCACAAAGTTGACTACGTCGTCCACGCCGCAGCCCTCAAGCAGGTGGACACCGCCGAATACAATCCGTTCGAATTCGTAAAGACAAACATCATTGGAAGTCAGAACGTTATCGAGGCTTCCATCGACGCCGGTGTCAAGAAGGTTGTGGCGCTATCGACAGACAAGGCATCGAGCCCCATCAATCTATATGGTGCGACGAAGTTGACTGCCGACAAACTCTTTATTACTGGTAACCACTACGCTGCGGCGTACGACACGAGGTTCGCTGTTGTCCGTTACGGCAACGTGATGGGATCGCGGGGCTCCGTCATCCCATTCTTTGCGAAGCTGGGCGCTGCTGGTCAGCCGCTGCCCATCACGGACCTGCGCTGTAGCCGGTTCTTCATCACCCTGCCCGACGCAGTACAGATGGTGGTTGACGCTTTCGAGCTGATGCAGGGCGGCGAGCTGCTAGTCCCGCGCATTCCGTCGATGCGAGTCGTTGATCTGGCCCACGCAGTGGTTCCGGGCGCGGAGCTAGTTGATGTTGGGCTCCGTCCCGGCGAGAAGCTGCACGAGGAGATGATCAGCCCTGAGGAGGGGCGTCGAGCGGTGACGATTCAGGGCGGGAAGTACTTCGTGATCCAACCCGATCTTGCCACGTGGGGTTACGAGCCGCCTGCTGATGCGATTCCAGTCGCTGAAGGCTTCGCGTACCGCTCGGATCTCAACGATCAGTGGTTCACCCAGCAGGAGATTGCCGACATTATTCAGGCTGGAATCTAA